Proteins found in one Methylobacterium sp. CB376 genomic segment:
- a CDS encoding MucR family transcriptional regulator, producing the protein MGADDDKVGRPDPLDLMGLASDLVSAYSRLTAEIVSTCLERSLSMAGFPAAAQPDAPPQPERPVPPVPIESTVTPEHIVSLENGKPYRSLKRHLAARGLTPEQYRAKWGLPPDYPMTAAAASGGRPAAGPDPAVPVGPRARRPKGRAGSAGRPGRGRGGSPAAPRGET; encoded by the coding sequence ATGGGCGCCGATGACGACAAGGTGGGGCGGCCCGATCCCCTCGACCTGATGGGCTTGGCCAGCGATCTGGTGTCGGCCTATTCTCGCCTTACGGCGGAGATCGTGTCGACCTGTCTTGAGCGGAGCTTGTCGATGGCCGGTTTTCCGGCAGCCGCTCAACCGGACGCGCCGCCGCAGCCCGAAAGGCCGGTGCCGCCCGTGCCGATCGAGAGCACCGTCACGCCGGAGCACATCGTCAGCCTGGAGAACGGGAAGCCCTACAGGTCCCTGAAGCGCCACCTCGCCGCGCGCGGGCTCACGCCGGAGCAGTACCGAGCGAAATGGGGCCTGCCGCCCGACTATCCGATGACGGCGGCCGCCGCGTCGGGCGGGCGCCCCGCCGCCGGACCGGACCCTGCGGTGCCGGTCGGGCCGAGGGCGAGGCGGCCGAAGGGACGCGCGGGATCGGCGGGTCGGCCCGGCCGCGGGAGGGGCGGATCCCCGGCGGCGCCCCGCGGCGAGACCTGA